From a single Nicotiana tomentosiformis chromosome 2, ASM39032v3, whole genome shotgun sequence genomic region:
- the LOC138906093 gene encoding uncharacterized protein produces the protein MPAYAKFMKEILKKKMKIKETLVVKLTEHGTINFDKSLYDSAASIDLMPLSIYRKLENESGEIRSAPISLYLVDQMTLIPEGIVEDVLVWVDKFIFPVDFIVVKMEENKEAPFILGRSFLATSRAILDYTRKKTHA, from the exons atgccagcttatgccaaattcatGAAAGAGATCCTGAAAAAGAAGATGAAGATAAAAGAGACcttagtggtcaagctcacagagcatg gcactattaattttgataagtctttatatGATTCTGCTGCCTCAATTGatctaatgcctctatctatttacaggaagctGGAGAATGAGAGCGGAGAGATAAGGTCAGCACCAATATCTTTGTATTTGGTAGACCAAATGActctaatacccgaggggatagttgaagatgtcttagtttGGGTAGATAAGTtcatatttcctgtagattttatagtggtgaagatggaggagaacaaggaggccCCCTTCATACTAGGAAGATCATTCTTAGCAACAAGTAGAGCTATCTTAGATTATACACGaaagaaaactcatgcttag
- the LOC138906094 gene encoding uncharacterized protein translates to MNTCNLFDFGFKGSIYTWWNGRAEEDCIFKRLDRCFANIELQQLWPGLEVTHLSKIGSDHSPLLITCNLDTAQIKKSFRFLTFWTKHESFKTVVKENWQADFHASPFVMFNHKIKKLKKALTTWSRETYGDIFQKILSLEEVVRVHEAQFELHPTLQNRARLQKYRQSCLDI, encoded by the coding sequence ATGAACACTTGCAActtatttgattttggttttaaggGGAGTATATACACTTGGTGGAATGGAAGAGCTGAAGAAGACTGTATTTTCAAAAGATTGGATAGGTGCTTTGCAAACATAGAACTTCAACAGTTATGGCCAGGTTTAGAAGTTACACACTTATCTAAGATCGGATCGGATCATAGTCCTTTACTGATCACATGTAATCTAGATACTGCACAAATTAAGAAGAGTTTCAGATTCTTAACCTTCTGGACAAAACATGAATCTTTTAAGACAGTGGTTAAAGAGAATTGGCAGGCAGACTTTCATGCTAGTCCTTTTGTTATGTTCAATCACAAGATTAAAAAATTGAAGAAGGCATTGACAACATGGAGTAGGGAAACATATGGTGACATCTTCCAAAAGATTTTGAGTCTAGAAGAGGTGGTACGAGTTCATGAAGCACAATTTGAGCTCCATCCTACTTTGCAAAATAGAGCAAGGCTTCAAAAGTACAGGCAGAGCTGTTTAGATATCTAG